In Glycine max cultivar Williams 82 chromosome 15, Glycine_max_v4.0, whole genome shotgun sequence, the DNA window TTTGATCCCAAAAGTGAAGGACCCACAAAATCTTAATGAATATAGGCCTATATCACTAATAGGCTGTATTTACAAGATTGTGGCAAAACTCCTTGCCAATAGACTCAAGAAGGTGATGTCACATATAATAGATGAGAAACAATCTGCATTTATTAGAGGAAGACAGCTTATACACAGTGTGCTGATAGTTAATGAGGCACTTGAGGAAGCAAAGAGGTGCCACAAGCCATGTTTGGTGTTTAAAGTGGATTATGAAAGAGCATATGATTCAGTCTCTTGGGGCTTTCTTTCCTACATGATGAGGAGGCTAGGATTCTGCTCTAAGTGGATTAGTTGGATAGAGGGATGTCTCCGGTCAGCCACAATTTCTGTTTTGGTCAACGGGAGTCCTACAAAAGAATTCACACCACATAGAGGCCTAAGACAAGGTGACCCACTAGCACCTCTCCTCTTTAACATTGTTGCTGAAGGTTTAACTGGTCTCATGAGAGAAGCATTGGATAAGAGCTTTTACAGTAGCCTCTTGGTGGGGGAAGACAATATACCAGTTAACATCCTCCAATATGCAGATGACACCATTTTCTTTGGCGATGCCTCAATGCAGAATGTGAAGACAATCAAATCCATTCTGAGAAGCTTTGAGCTTGTATCTGGGCTAAAGATAAATTTTGCGAAGAGTAGTTTTGGGGTAGTAGGGAAGTCTGAGCAGTGGCAGGCTGAGGCGGCACGATACCTGAATTGTAGAATACTGTCCTTTCCTTTTTCCTACTTGGGTATCCCCATTGGGGACAATCCAAGGCGTAGTCGGTTATGGGACCCTATAATCAGAAAATGTGAGAGAAGATTAGCTACATGGAAACACAGACACATATCCTTTGGGGGGAGAGTGACACTCATTAATGCAGCCCTAACAGCGATtcctatttatttcttttcctttttcaggGTTCCGTCAAAAATTATAGCTAGATTGGAGGCAATTCAGCGACAATTCTTATGGGGAGGAGGGATGGAGCAGAGAAAGATAGCTTGGGTTAAATGGAGGACAGTCTGCCAACCAAAGGATAAAGGGGGTCTTGGTATTAAAGATCTGAGGACATTTAATTCAGCTTTGTTGGGTAAATGGCACTGGGATTTATTTCATAAGCAAGAGGAGCAATGGGCAAAAATACTGTTGTCAAAATATGGAGGATGGAGGGCGTTGGAGGAGGGCACAAGAGGAAGGAATGACTCCATTTGGTGGAAGGACTTGGTGATAAATCTGCAACAGCAACAGAATTTGGTACTTAAAAAGGAAACTGAGTGGAAGGTGGGGGGTGGGGATAAGTTCAGATTTTGGGAGGACCCTTGGACACACAATGCTGTACCACTAATGGACAAATATCCAAGGCTGTAGAGGATATCATCCCAACAGAAACAAATCATCAGCCATACGGggaccaacaacaacaatgaatgGGAATGGAATTTAGTTTGGAGGAGGGCACTTTTTGATTGTGAAGTACAAATGGCAGACAATTTTATTGAGGAATTATCACACCAGCAGATACAGCCAAATGTGGAGGACAAATGGAGCTGGAAGATAAATCAAAGTGGATATTACTCAACAAAAAGTGGTTATGATTTGATATGGAGAGAACATATGGCAGCTGAGCAGAATTCAGACTTTGTGGACTTATGGAAGCTTAAAATTCCAGCTAAAGCACAGGTGTTTGCTTGGAGATGTATAAGGGACAGACTTCCTACAAAGATGAATCTAACAAGGCGACAAGTGGTGGTCAATGACTTGATGTGCCCATTATGTGGAGAGGTAGAGGAGGAGGCTGCTCACTTATTCTTCAACTGCCGCAATATCCTACCCCTATGGTGGGAGTCTTTATCTTGGATGGGCTTAACAACAGCAGTACCTCAAAGTCCTAGGGATCATTACTTGCAGCACGTGCCCGACTTTGCAGACGGAAAGAAACTTATAAGTTGGAAATGTTGGTGGATCGCAATGACATGGACAACTTGGAAGCTTAGAAACAGAATAGTATTCCAAAATGCCATTTTTGATGGAAGATGCAATTCTAACTCTTTGGACATGGCTTAAAACCATGGACAAGGATTTTGCAATTCACTTCAATCAATGGTCTTCTAACCTCAAGGAAGCGTTTAGGAATTAGGTGGGAGGAAAGATAATGAATTTATGTAATAATTCCACGAGTTTGCAGTTTGGTTATGTACTAGCAATCAGCTGCACAATGTGGAATCATTTGTATCCTTAGTACATCTGGTACttctaatatataatatatctatttttgctgagcaaaaaaaaaaaatggataatatTCAGTCATATTCAGCACACAAACAATTATACTCTGCAGTGAAggattaaaaggaaaaagaaactgTCTTCCCCATTGTTCTTTCTCAATAGTTAAATTCGCTTTTGTTAGTCTTCATTTAATGTACTGATGCAGTGCTGGACAACAGAGACATTTTATAGGAAAATCTTCAAAATATTGTGCCATGAAAGAACAAGTAGAAGTATTGTTCTCCCTCTAGGGATGATTGGGTTGGTCAAGTTCAATGGCCTTCACTTCACCTAAGTGAGCTCTAAGAAAAAGACCCCCAATTTAGACCTACCTATATTGCTGTCAGTTAATATAATGTGTGAATAACTGCCCAATGTGCTAGATGATGAAGAATGAACAGAACAGTatgagagacagagagagaaggaagagaaaggaAGGGGGAGGAGGGCAGTGTACAGAGAACAGAGATAATGACTCAATTATAATATACCAAGTATCTCACtcaaaaataacaaatgtaaAATAGTCAAATAGAAATAACATATTTGGAGACTACAAATAGGAACCATCAGAACCAATAGTGTCATATCATGAATACCTGTCCTTGGATGCCCATTTGCATTGCAACTATTGGGTCTAAAATCACCCCCCGAATTGGGCAACCCATAAGGTAAGCTGAAATGTCATAAGGATGGACCTTGTAAGATGTAATATATATGGCAGCACAAAGAGATCggcaatcaattaatcaaacatGATCCAAAATGTATATCCCCCATACGTGACCATCAAAATccattaaaataaacaacagTATTTAACCTGTTAGTAGATGTCCAGCTTCATGAACAAGAATCCGACGCCTATATGGTGGCCAGTAACTTGAGATTTGAGCTAAGCAGGTACCACCCAGAAGTATAGCATCTGCAGCAGCTAGACCTAATATCACTGCAAGGTTGGGCCTGAGGTCAATTCCTTGTGATATAAGAAAGGACACCCCACCAAGAAAAGCAACCAAAACAATGCTTGAACCATCTGAAAGACCCCACTTCTTAGGAGCAAGTTTAGTCACTGCACAGAAGGAAGGAAAAATTATATAGTACAACTATTTTTCAGCTACATAGAATTGTATCAAATGTTATTCATTCTGACATAACATGACTGAACTGGCACTTTTAGCAATTTACAGCTAGGGGGGAAATATTGTGCAGAAATTCATATTCAGACCTTCCAAACCAGTAGAGGAGCTCAAGACATCTGGTGTCACTTTCCTCGGTCCCTCCAAAACTGCAACAAGATGGACACcagaaaaagggggagaaaagataaaggaaaaaaataccaGTTAGCGCATGAAAAAGCTTCACCAGAATGATTATAGGAAACAAATAATAGACAAGGAAAAAGTCCATACTAAATCACTAAAAAGTATCAATttggtaaaattattataaaaaaaaaaaaaaaacaacaacacacACATTTAGGCATTTAGCCAGAAATGATAGCTTTGATTTACAGATAGAAACACAAAACTCAATCTTATGACTTTCATCACATgctaagaaaaaaatcattaatttctcAGAATACATCATCTGTGTGAATGACAGCAGACAGCTACATTACTAAATACAAGTCCACAGATCCCAGAAACTCCAACAAAAGCACAACTGCTGAAGGaaaatacacatatatggtaCTTTGAACCAGCATTATCAAATAGCAGCCACGGCAGCGCCATGGCATTACAGAATGGTGGAATCTGTACAAAAACACCATGAAAGGAGAATGGTGTGACGTTGTTAGTGTGGAGGCTTATGGAAGACACAATACATGTGATGTCCATGGTGAATTGTGATAGTTTCTACTGTCTAGTTTCAAGAGAACTTATAATATTATCCCTAAGTTTGTGAATTATGAAACTTTCAGAGAATTGTATATGTTTCTAGTTTATTGTTCTTTATATATGTAGCTGCCATGCTTCCGCCAAAGTCCACAATGTCATCTGCCATAATTTTACGGAAGAATTTTGGCTTGCCTCCATGAGCCACAATCCCCCCACAAATAATATTCCCTCTGGTCCTTAGTATAAGGCATAGTTTAGAAGGAATTGGTGATCCTTTTTATAAGGCATTTTAGAATTTCTATGAAgtatatttaatctttttttccaTTAGTTgtccttattaaatattttaagtatttgtgtttttttattgatagtgGTGCACAATACTCTTGGACTTGATGTTTTCACATCCCCCATAACaagttaataattattaataagggcataattaatatattagtaacattttttaaaaaaattaataaaataaactaaattaattacttttaatggTATGTGTGATTGATGTCCAAAGTGTCTTATAATAATGACCAAAGGGAGTAATACtgtaaatgaaaaattgaaatcggACAGTACATGATGGCAACAATACAGTAGGAGTAAAAATTGCAACAATAGCCCTAATAGGCACTCACATCACATGTATCCAAAACAATACTATGTCTTGTACTTTTaaaatttcacttaatattgtcCAGGATCACCTCCCCTGAAAGCTCAAGGTCTAAGGAGTTAAAGTGTTAAACAAAGGCTCGTGATTGTTTATATCTGACAGGTCACTTTACCTTGTACTGAAATTCAATACAAGGAATCAAGAAAACTACTTGATCATGGAGACGCTGATATGATATTATGATGTTAGGTTGTTAGCTGATATGTTATTATTGCTCTATCTAACACACAACTCTACCTTGTGCCGAAATTCAATAAGGAGGCAGCAAGGAAACTACTTGATCACAGAGGCCCTGATATAATACTTAGAATGAACTCTCCTCCTCAGTTAAAGATCTGTTAGGTAAAACTGGTGATTGGTTTTATAACTAACAAAACTCTGATTGAAATTATGATCGAAATCCAATGTTAGCACAGCTAATGTATTGCCTCCTTTCTATACAAAAGGGTACAAAAATGGCTTACACTATGTGCCTATCTATTTTGAGCAGAACAAATTAtggggagaaaaaaaaactatttctaTTAAGACAAATTTCAGTCACACCCCTTAAGATTTAGCAACATTACCCTCAATacgctattttttttttcttaatcttacACAGATTTTCCTTAATTTATATGATAGCATGTACCCTTCCTATTAATGTAAACCTCTGAATCTCTTATGGTGCTACATGAATTAAAAGACATATATTACACCGACTCCCCTTTTTATTTGTTATCCAAGAAACACATTACACCATGTACCCTTACATGGAGTTGTTGTAAATGTTAAACCTTGTGGAGTGTCAGTGTTAGTGTAATTTggttaacaattttaattataacacaATATACTACTATTATTACTAAAATTACCATAAAttaagaaggagaaaaagatgAATCAAACTCACCAATGTTTCTGCATTTACCGAAATTGGGCAAGAAACCCCTATCTCTGAGGAACCTGTAAGCGTTAGCGACAAGTTTCATGTCATCAGCATTCAAACACGTGTCCAGAACCTCCCAGTCCCTCTGCGGCCCGAACCGCTCCAACTCGCCGAACCGGAGCCGAGTCGACTCGCTCGACGGAGAACCGCCGTTTACGAGCGGCTGTTCCGATTCGAGGGACTTGAGGAACCGCAGGGCTCCGGCGAGGTCCTTCCGCTTCACCGCCTCCTCGTACTCCCGCCATTCGCGGAAGGCTCTTCTGCGTACTCGAGTCGCGGCGGGGAAAGTACGGGAAAATCCGAGGGAAAACGGAGGGGGGGCGAGAAAGTGAGGAGAAATTTGGAGGTTTGGGAAAACGTTGGGAAGTGCCATGAAACAATGAAGCAGTGAATAGCTGTGTGTGTATTTAGTTTGTGAACCGTTCAATGAAGATACAACGGATCGACGTTATAAGTTCTTTTTTGGTTGATTTGGTAGATGAATGCTACAAGGGAGAACATACTTTATAATGAGGTAAATCACCAATTTTGTCTCTTTATTTGGTCCATAAGTGTGtaaatatattgataatcaTACCGTTGAGTGAAATTTGTTTCCATTAACTTTTTTACAACATGACATGTGAAAGTGAGGAAGTAATTTTCACATCCAATATTGTGTAGATCAAATTGTTAGTTTTATCTTAGCACACAATATTACATGTGTCTTCTATACAAGAATTCcttctttaatttcctttaTAATCCTCTTTTTATAATTCTCTTTTTGGCGTCCTGTCGTGTGTCTATATTGAAAACAATTTCTAGCGGtagcacttttttttccttgtttcttctccttcttcatcctcttctttGTGGCACCATCGACATCCTTCACATTCTATTGAAACTCTTGTGATACCATTCACATTATATTAGTTTGTTCATAATTGATTATATCATATATTGGCTTGTTTATGGAAACCATGAACAATATGAACAATTGCTATcctttgaaatttcaaaatcgAAAACCAAAATGCCTTATTAAGGATTCAAAAATCCTTTGTGGTGGCTTGCGATGGtgggagaaggagaagaaaggaTAAAACAAGAAACACATTGTTCGGTTGTCTATGCCGACGTTTATCGTTGTGGTGTTGATGATGATGTCAGAGGCGGTAATTCACAACAAGATGATGTATCAGAGTGTTTGGTAGGTCTGAACGACCACTTTTCTCATCTATCTTGGATTTTGATTAATaacaataagtataaattaCTGATGTTctaatgagtttttgacaagtgAATAGGATCAAGTGTTAAAGGACTTAACAATATTTTGTATCGTCCTTACTCTAGAAAGAAATTGCTCGATTTAGTATTTATCCAATGTCCAACGCGCTAAAATCAAAAGGCGTGCACTCAATATGGTAATCAATGTTATACATTGTGTTTTGGTTATCTTTCGCGTTCAGCTAGTAAGAAACTCACACCTTTTAAAATGATCAACATTGAGCAAAAAGTTTGTAATAACCAGAAAAAGGGAGTACACGTGTTATATCTTATACAAATtcattttgtctctttttattttaaattgctaacatttgaatttaaggaaatGACATAATAGAAGAAAATGGAAGGTATTCACAGAATATTCCTTTAAAGGTTGCTTTCGACGAGGGCAAGGAGCACATAGTGTTGTCTGTACTATCGTTCAATTCCTCGCAAATCAAAGCATGTCATGTAACCTTATCATCTAGTGTGAGACAATGGTCTTTTCAAGGAATCGATGTTGATCGCGTAACGAATCTTTCACTAAAGTCTATAAAAGACAATCTCTACccaaaaagcaaaaaggaagaaaaaactgACGAGAAAGCACAAATATATCTAAAGCAAAACTCTGTTGAAATTGATGGAcaattgatataaatttttcaCTAGTTTATTCTTTGCTAAGCAAATTTATCTTGTATTTGagatttattgtttatttactCTTTGAGTGTTATTGAATACTTGTATTTATTCAAACTACTATTTGTAAAAGTCATGAGTGACTTAGTGTTAAATAATACTTAGTTTCTTAGATTTAGAGGGAGTCTAAGAAAGTGACAGAAGTGATATTAAGAATAGTAAAGCCAGGAGTGGTAGGtcaaaatacttgttttgtaatcaagttttgattagtggaacaTTTTACTATTGAGTAAAATAAAACTGGACGTCACTCAGGttgagtgaaccaatataaatcaagtGTTTTTACTTTTCTCGATAATGGTTTATTAAGTGTTCTATTAGCATTCTCTATCACTTCCTAATTACCAAGTATTTATTTGAAATACTATTTTAAGGACTCTCTTTTATTATGTCACTGGACGATCAAGCCTGTCTTTATTAAAACTTGTATTCACTTCAATAAACAACTTGCCAAACATATACATTTCTATCTATATCAACATTAAaagttgtgaatttttttttctttgatataaACATTAttcaactccccccccccccaccccttTAGTGTGTTTGTTGTTATTTCGGTGTCGCTTGGAAGTTTTGCTCATAGCCTTTGATGGTGAagaaaagaaggagataggaaacaggtgaaagaagagaagaagtttTCACTATCATTTTAGTCCAAAAAATTATGCGATGATGTGGAACGTCTCCTACACTGTGGATTTGACACATCAACAAGGACATGCCACGTATGCACTCAACATTAACAGAAACGAAAGAGACTTTATGGTAGGACTAAATTGtcatatatttacaaaattatagaCTAAATTGACAGTGAatgtaaaatacaaaaattgatCATTTACCTGATTTGTTGTGTCTGGACGACCACTTTTCACATCTATCTTGGATTTTGATGCTTAACAATAAGTATAAACTATTGATGTTTTAATGAGTTTACAACAAGTACGCAAGATCAACCTTATAAAGGACTTATCTATAATCTACATGTATCGTCCACACTCAAGAGGTTAATGCTTTGTTAAATATTAACTGGTGTCTAACACGCTAAAACCAAAAGCGTCCATTCGTGACAACAAACAGTGTTATACATTGTGTACTATTACCACATGCGTCCAATCAGTATGAGACTCATACTAGTTCAAAATGATCAACACAGTTTGAAAAAGCTATGATAGCCGAAAAGGAAAGTGCACATATTCTCTCTCTTGGATTTTAAgtttgtctctctttatttGAATTGTTAACATTTGAATGTAAGGcaatgaaaaaatagaagaaaatagaaggTCTACACAGAATATTCCTCATGGTTGATTTCACCAAGTACAAGAAGCACATGCAGTTATTTGTACTATTGCTCATTTTCTCGTGAATCAGAGCATGTCGCATAGTCTTATCTCCCAATGTGAAAAAATAGTCTTTTCAAGGAATCGACACTAATCTCATAATGGGTTTTTCactgaagtctataaaaggcAGTCTCTAGGccaaaaaatgacaaaatcattacgaaaaaatgaaaatatctttGGAACAAAACTTTGTTGAAATCACTAGACGACAATTTaagttttcatttgtttatccTTCGCTAATTAAAGTTATCTTGTATTTTAGTTTTACTGTATATTCACTCATTGAGTATTATTGAATACTTGTACTCATTCAAACTACTGTTTTTGAAAGATAGGAGTGACTTAATGTTAAACAATACTTGAGTTTCTTAGATTCAGGGGAAGTCTAAGAAAGTGTTAGAAGTGGTATTAAGAATATTTGTATAGCCAAGAGTGGTAGGTcagaatacttgttttgtaatcaagcTTTGATTTGTGGAACTCTTTACTATTCTATAAAAGAGAACTGGACATAAAACAGGTTGAGTGAATAagtataaaccaagtgtttctacTTCTCTCCTTGACAGTTTATGAAGCATTCTCTTAACACTTTTTGTCATTCTTTTCATATCAAGTATTTGcttgaaaaattgttttaaaa includes these proteins:
- the LOC100800880 gene encoding uncharacterized protein; translated protein: MALPNVFPNLQISPHFLAPPPFSLGFSRTFPAATRVRRRAFREWREYEEAVKRKDLAGALRFLKSLESEQPLVNGGSPSSESTRLRFGELERFGPQRDWEVLDTCLNADDMKLVANAYRFLRDRGFLPNFGKCRNIVLEGPRKVTPDVLSSSTGLEVTKLAPKKWGLSDGSSIVLVAFLGGVSFLISQGIDLRPNLAVILGLAAADAILLGGTCLAQISSYWPPYRRRILVHEAGHLLTAYLMGCPIRGVILDPIVAMQMGIQGQAGTQFWDEKVANDLAEGRLDGTAFDRYCMVLFAGIAAEALVYGEAEGGENDENLFRGICLLLDPPLSTAEMSNQARWAVLQSYNLLKWHRAAHRAAVKALESGDSLSVVIRSIEETMYFKK